From Schizosaccharomyces pombe strain 972h- genome assembly, chromosome: II, the proteins below share one genomic window:
- the gem8 gene encoding protein gem8: protein MSSEITEGDLQKFHDEHFNAKAVNLWNVAFAQNDRGGNSESANVEYTQSVERYPDGTIRTLTDEQILWFRESEKRELMWKKEKEQLLKEKELRQKALDKERMVSSKPETNPKTPISLKELKDIEIYQNQFHYSAYEILEEEKILDNIFRKFTALPIKYWPATPIRG from the coding sequence ATGAGTTCTGAAATTACAGAAGGAGACTTACAGAAATTCCATGATGAGCATTTTAATGCAAAAGCAGTAAACCTATGGAATGTTGCTTTCGCGCAAAACGATCGTGGGGGAAATTCAGAAAGTGCAAACGTTGAGTATACACAAAGTGTAGAGCGCTATCCTGATGGGACTATACGAACGTTAACAGATGAGCAAATTCTTTGGTTCCGTGAATCGGAAAAAAGGGAGTTAATGTGGAAAAAGGAGAAGGAGCAAttgttaaaagaaaaagaattaagaCAAAAAGCACTGGACAAGGAGAGAATGGTTTCTTCCAAACCAGAAACCAACCCAAAAACACCAATctcattaaaagaattgaaagaTATCGAAATATATCAAAACCAGTTCCATTACTCGGcttatgaaattttagaggaagaaaaaatacttgataatatttttcgCAAGTTTACTGCATTACCTATCAAATATTGGCCGGCAACACCAATACGAGGATAG